In Methanoculleus sp. SDB, a single genomic region encodes these proteins:
- a CDS encoding two-component system response regulator, giving the protein MGKILIVDDTMFMRTLLKNILFSGGHDIVGEAENGEEAITLYGKLKPDLVTMDVVMPKLNGIEALKSIKGTDPNAKIIMCTAVGQEQMVKLAIKTGAKGYIVKPFQAPKVLEEVKNVLSD; this is encoded by the coding sequence ATGGGAAAGATATTGATTGTTGATGACACGATGTTCATGCGAACGCTGCTTAAAAACATTCTCTTTTCCGGCGGGCATGACATTGTCGGTGAAGCTGAAAATGGTGAAGAAGCAATCACATTATATGGTAAGCTGAAGCCCGATCTCGTCACCATGGATGTTGTCATGCCGAAACTGAACGGCATCGAGGCACTGAAATCCATTAAGGGCACCGATCCGAATGCGAAGATTATCATGTGCACCGCTGTCGGGCAGGAGCAGATGGTGAAACTCGCGATTAAGACCGGAGCGAAAGGGTATATCGTCAAACCTTTCCAGGCACCCAAGGTCCTAGAAGAAGTGAAAAACGTTCTTTCGGACTAA
- a CDS encoding chemotaxis protein, with protein sequence MIRVLIVDDSVFMRSILSDILGSDPSVCVVGTAGDGIEALEKIRKLTPDVITLDIQMPRMDGIETLTHLKNFPVTPRVLMLSTLSARDAELTNKALMLGATDFMLKPRNLSKVREIQSELIEKIKRVVEIPEVVSKSTRETVPASRIVVIGSSAGGPPMLDTLLSQLSPDISAAFVITQHMPEGFTAALSQRLNRIAKMPVKEAENGDVLYAGRILVSKGGYHTIISGTLEKGGKRGGRITLSKSPPLHAVRPAVDHTFTSAAKAFGNATVSVLLSGMGSDGGEGSLAVKNAGGRTIVVAEKDCLVYGMARSALGYGCVDKVVPLNRLNHEIKKAVNNLEAHDDGQ encoded by the coding sequence ATGATTCGCGTCCTCATCGTTGACGACTCCGTTTTTATGCGGAGTATTCTCTCCGATATACTCGGCAGCGATCCCTCTGTCTGTGTGGTCGGTACTGCAGGCGATGGCATTGAGGCACTTGAAAAAATTCGTAAACTCACTCCGGACGTGATAACGCTTGATATCCAGATGCCAAGAATGGACGGCATTGAAACACTTACGCACCTGAAAAATTTCCCCGTAACTCCCCGGGTGCTGATGCTTTCGACCCTTTCGGCCAGGGATGCGGAACTGACAAATAAGGCACTGATGCTCGGTGCCACGGATTTCATGCTCAAACCCCGGAATCTCAGTAAAGTGCGCGAGATTCAGAGCGAACTCATCGAAAAAATCAAACGGGTTGTCGAGATACCCGAGGTGGTGTCGAAATCCACCCGGGAAACCGTTCCTGCCAGCAGAATCGTCGTAATAGGATCTTCGGCGGGGGGGCCGCCGATGCTCGACACTCTTCTCTCCCAGTTATCTCCCGATATATCAGCGGCGTTTGTCATCACCCAGCATATGCCTGAGGGGTTTACTGCCGCACTTTCCCAGCGTCTCAACAGGATCGCAAAGATGCCGGTCAAGGAAGCGGAAAACGGGGACGTTCTCTATGCCGGAAGAATCCTCGTTTCAAAGGGAGGGTACCATACAATCATCAGCGGAACGCTTGAAAAGGGCGGGAAACGCGGGGGACGCATTACCCTCTCAAAATCACCGCCCCTTCATGCGGTTCGTCCGGCTGTCGACCATACGTTCACCTCCGCTGCCAAAGCGTTCGGAAACGCAACTGTCTCCGTCCTTCTCAGCGGGATGGGCAGTGACGGAGGCGAAGGAAGTCTGGCGGTCAAGAATGCCGGGGGCAGGACGATAGTGGTGGCCGAAAAGGACTGCCTTGTATACGGTATGGCCCGCTCTGCGCTCGGATACGGGTGCGTGGACAAGGTTGTCCCGCTTAATCGGCTGAACCACGAGATCAAAAAGGCAGTGAACAATCTGGAGGCCCACGATGACGGACAATGA
- a CDS encoding chemotaxis protein CheA — MTDNDGYRKLFVAESRENHENVVRNLLILEEGSDDEAIAEIFRSAHTLKGMSASMGYHEMEHLCHSMEDVFDLIRNGHISVQQDLIDVLLAGTDVIEEMLDDIEAGGDCSSISSGHLVADLEKYAAEDPEESAEEPVASESGEAAPDRYQLTITVDDACAMKDIRALLVLQNLESIGTIISSTPTKQELEDDTAPFSGKLDVEIDSDAGQDAVRSAASGTEIASVSFAGDEPDIPAIPETESGRPPDVSPALPAKMAEKTDKSDKIREVKNLRVDITRLDQMMNLVEDLVINGGRLKQIAGTYKIKEMDESLNMVSRSVSDLQNLMMNIRMIPLNQIFNRFPRVVRDVAHHDGKEVEFTMLGGDTELDRSVMDGLSDPLLHLIRNGVNHGLEIPEEREASGKPRKGTLMLSARREQGNVIIELSDDGKGIRRDQILLKAIERGLVQEETAANLTDEEVIDFLFQPGFSTAEEITDISGRGVGLDVVRSTIESLNGSIKVETEAGKGSRFTLTLPPTMAIVDVMMVRINDRRCAIPINAVVEVAKADLENIHNVGASEVIMLRDEVLQIFRLDEMFGERPVSEIMVVVLYKGKKCCIPVDIVEGQQEVVVKPVSSVIGNCRGVGGVTIPGDGAVVPVLDVNTML, encoded by the coding sequence ATGACGGACAATGATGGCTACAGGAAACTTTTTGTTGCGGAATCCCGTGAAAATCACGAAAATGTAGTGCGAAATCTCCTGATCCTTGAGGAAGGATCCGATGATGAGGCAATAGCCGAAATTTTCAGGTCTGCCCATACACTCAAGGGCATGTCCGCCTCGATGGGGTATCATGAGATGGAGCACCTCTGCCATTCGATGGAGGATGTCTTTGATCTGATACGAAACGGTCACATTTCAGTCCAGCAGGATCTGATAGACGTGCTGCTCGCCGGCACCGATGTTATCGAGGAGATGCTTGATGACATTGAGGCCGGGGGGGACTGTTCATCGATATCTTCCGGCCATCTTGTGGCGGACCTTGAAAAGTATGCCGCGGAAGATCCCGAAGAATCCGCCGAAGAACCCGTTGCGTCCGAATCCGGCGAGGCGGCACCGGACCGTTATCAGCTGACGATCACGGTCGATGATGCCTGTGCGATGAAAGATATCCGTGCACTCCTCGTGCTCCAGAACCTTGAATCAATTGGCACGATCATCTCCAGCACACCAACGAAGCAGGAGCTTGAAGACGATACAGCGCCGTTTTCGGGAAAGCTGGACGTTGAGATCGACAGTGACGCAGGTCAGGATGCCGTACGATCCGCCGCATCGGGAACGGAAATTGCCAGCGTGTCGTTTGCGGGCGATGAACCTGATATTCCGGCCATACCGGAGACGGAGTCCGGCCGCCCGCCGGACGTGTCCCCGGCACTTCCTGCAAAAATGGCGGAGAAAACGGATAAATCAGACAAAATCCGGGAAGTTAAAAATCTGAGGGTCGATATCACGCGACTGGACCAGATGATGAATCTCGTCGAGGATCTTGTCATCAACGGCGGCCGTCTCAAACAGATTGCGGGAACGTACAAGATCAAGGAGATGGACGAATCACTCAACATGGTGAGCCGTTCCGTCTCGGATCTCCAGAACCTGATGATGAACATCCGCATGATCCCGTTAAACCAGATCTTCAACCGTTTCCCCCGTGTCGTCCGCGATGTCGCCCACCACGACGGAAAGGAAGTCGAATTTACCATGCTCGGAGGGGATACCGAGCTGGACCGCAGTGTCATGGACGGGCTCTCCGATCCCCTGCTCCACCTGATACGAAACGGCGTGAACCATGGCCTGGAAATTCCGGAAGAACGGGAAGCATCGGGGAAACCGCGAAAAGGCACGCTGATGCTTTCCGCACGGCGTGAACAGGGAAACGTGATCATCGAACTCTCCGATGACGGAAAGGGCATCAGGCGTGACCAGATCCTTCTGAAAGCTATCGAACGCGGGCTTGTACAGGAAGAGACAGCGGCCAATCTCACGGATGAGGAGGTTATCGATTTCCTCTTCCAGCCCGGCTTTTCCACGGCCGAGGAAATCACCGACATCAGCGGACGCGGCGTGGGGCTCGACGTTGTAAGAAGCACCATCGAATCACTCAACGGGTCTATCAAGGTGGAGACCGAGGCAGGAAAGGGGTCCCGGTTTACCCTGACCCTCCCCCCGACGATGGCCATCGTGGATGTGATGATGGTGCGGATTAACGATCGGCGATGTGCGATTCCCATCAATGCCGTTGTGGAAGTCGCGAAGGCCGATCTCGAGAATATTCACAATGTCGGCGCAAGCGAAGTGATCATGCTCCGCGACGAAGTGCTCCAGATTTTCCGGCTCGATGAGATGTTCGGAGAGCGGCCGGTGAGCGAGATCATGGTCGTTGTACTGTATAAAGGAAAAAAATGCTGCATTCCCGTCGATATCGTCGAAGGGCAGCAGGAAGTCGTTGTCAAACCTGTCAGCAGCGTGATTGGAAACTGCCGGGGAGTCGGGGGAGTGACCATCCCGGGCGACGGTGCTGTTGTGCCGGTTCTTGATGTAAATACAATGTTATAG
- a CDS encoding chemotaxis protein CheC: MKLNEQQLDALRELGNIGASHAAASLSVMLGSAVDMTVPEVEIVDIAGLTRVVQDEISAFVIFEIQGEISPGGYLGLFIPKTSAIRLTNTMLGMTDMDREINEMDESALLEVGNIMMSQFLDATATLLNIVMLPSPPDVAIDMAHAMLESVIAQISGDINSVILFSTELVCQEHEVTGSILLMPRPPMLNDLLALLDNVMNGTA; encoded by the coding sequence ATGAAACTCAACGAACAACAACTTGATGCGTTACGGGAGCTTGGGAATATCGGCGCTTCTCATGCTGCTGCGTCCCTGTCGGTGATGCTCGGCAGTGCTGTTGACATGACCGTACCTGAAGTTGAAATTGTAGATATCGCCGGCCTGACCCGCGTTGTTCAGGACGAGATATCTGCTTTCGTGATCTTCGAGATACAGGGAGAAATCTCACCCGGAGGATACCTCGGGCTCTTCATCCCCAAAACATCGGCTATCAGGCTGACAAATACCATGCTCGGGATGACGGATATGGATCGCGAGATTAATGAGATGGACGAGAGCGCCCTGCTCGAAGTCGGAAATATCATGATGTCCCAGTTTCTTGATGCGACGGCGACCCTCCTCAACATCGTGATGCTGCCGTCACCGCCGGACGTGGCCATCGATATGGCGCATGCAATGCTGGAGAGTGTGATTGCCCAGATATCCGGCGATATTAACTCGGTCATCCTCTTCAGTACCGAACTCGTCTGCCAGGAGCACGAAGTAACCGGGTCAATCCTCCTGATGCCCCGTCCGCCCATGCTCAATGACCTGCTCGCACTCCTTGATAACGTCATGAACGGCACCGCGTAA
- a CDS encoding chemotaxis protein CheD, giving the protein MSDRDSIKLKKLQNVGIGEFHTGSLPMTSIGLGSCVAVMIYDKKRGIGTMAHVMLPDNGGKCDRPGKYANTAIPILINELIQAGCQKRSLEAKIAGGASMFKSFKGNLDIGERNAAALRDLLQKHSIPIVGEDIGGTSGRSIHYFPLEKGRVKVKRADGTCIDI; this is encoded by the coding sequence ATTTCCGATCGCGATTCCATAAAATTAAAAAAACTACAAAATGTCGGGATCGGTGAATTCCATACGGGCAGTCTGCCGATGACGTCCATCGGACTTGGTTCGTGCGTTGCCGTCATGATTTATGACAAAAAGCGCGGAATAGGGACGATGGCGCATGTCATGCTCCCTGACAACGGCGGAAAATGCGACAGGCCGGGAAAATATGCCAATACTGCAATCCCGATTCTGATCAACGAACTCATACAGGCAGGGTGCCAGAAGCGTTCTCTTGAAGCTAAAATAGCCGGAGGGGCAAGCATGTTTAAAAGCTTCAAGGGGAATCTCGACATCGGTGAACGGAATGCCGCGGCATTGCGCGACCTCCTGCAAAAACATTCCATCCCGATTGTCGGCGAGGATATCGGGGGAACATCCGGCCGCTCAATCCATTATTTCCCTCTGGAAAAGGGGAGGGTAAAAGTAAAACGGGCGGATGGAACATGCATCGATATCTGA